CGCACGACTTGTCAGGGCCGGGTGGGTGGGCCGTCCTTTACTCTGGTTGTCCCCTGGAAGGAAACTGAGCAAGAAACGAGTGTTTTCCATCCTATTTATGCCATCCTGGTTACGTAATCAGCGTGCATATGCAGGCCCGGTGCTAATTAAGCATTATAATAACTTATCTTACTATCGCATTTCATTAGGAGTATTGTGAATAGTACTCTATTCTACAACACTCCCATTTCATGCTCAATTAACATAAGATATGGGGGAAATTATTGATCCACGCCACCTACGTTTAACCTTACACTCAGCCAATAAGCATACACCCCACAACTGCAACATTCCTTTAATCCCATACCTCATCTCTCCAAATCTTAACTCCCAAAACCATAACTAAGCCCAAACTAAACTAAAAGAATTAATATTGTCCTTCAAGTTGACAGATTACGCTTATCAGAATGATTTACAGGAAAAGCagaaataaagcgttttagctgGTTAACGTCCTGCCATGGATTTATAACTTCCGTTAAATCGGTTGCCGCCAGCCTTCCTGAGGCACCAGAGGGGTTCAGGACCTTGGCTAACTGGAGATAATAAAGTGCAGTATGTCGACGAGTCCATCCTACATGATCCATAATCTCTGATAAGTCTGCACCAGTTAACGCCAATGTAATAGCACACCCCGAGCGAAAGCCATGAAGTGTCTCCCCATCATCGGCTCTCATCTCCTTCAAGTAAGACTTAAGACGGGCTTCGGCGGTTGCTGAAGAAAAGGGGGAATCCACAATGCCTCCCTGAGGGTTAGTAGGGCGGAATAGATAGCCGGTTGTAAGGTCAATTTTGAGGTCTCGGGCCACTAACATGTACTGCTCAATCCCCTTAATCGGGCAGATCGCCAATTGAGGATTTTTTCTGATACCAAAAACATTTTCGTAACCGTCTCTCAAAGTCTTTCCCCAGACATGATTGAAAAGGAATCCATCATCATTAGGAAAACGCAATATCTCTGGGACTTTCACACGACCTAAATCGCGTAAAATCTGTGGTTCGTTTTCTTTGAACTTTGTTCATATAACCTGATAAACTGTTTATAATCATAGGTTTCGAAAGACTCATCAATAAACAACAGAAAGTCCTTTGAAACGTGGCTATTTTATACCGTTAACGCTTCGGTCGAGGAAACATTCGAAACCCGCTCATCAGCGCGATGGCAGAAGAAGCCAAGAACGTCCGTCGCGTCGCCAAATCAAGATTCACCAGAAAAAGGAACGAACTCCTGAAGTCCATCTCATCAGCCAGCAATCACGAACTCGTGGAAAACAACTACGCTCAATTCCTGGAAGCATGGAACGTCCTGGAAACAAAGCACGATCTCTACGCGATGCTTTTATCAGACGACGCCGAGCTAGAAGCCGCCGAAACATGGATCAACAAAGTACAGGAGGAGTTCACCGAAGCGACAAAAGCTAAGATTAACTTTATTAACCACATAGCGGACGTGCAAATGAGAGCGCGCGCGGAAACGGAACAAAGGGATAAGGCGAACAAAGAACGCGAGCAAATGGAACGATTCTTTGATCAAGCAATGATCAGACGAGAAACAGCGCGAGCCATATTTGAAACAGCTTGTCAAAGCGCTTCGCACACACTCAGCGCGGACAAAGTAGAGCCGTCTACGGCGAAGAAACTTCAGAAACAGATTGACGAAGCTTTTGCGGAATGCAAACTAGCGAATAGAGCGCTACTCGATTTATCTACGCGAGAATCtgcagccaatgaaattaaatggctCCAAGCTACTCAAGCGACGTATAACGAGATGAACGCTAAACTCGAAACACACCTCGTAGGCGAACATGAACGCGAACTGCAGCCGCAGATCAAAGGAGAAAAGAGCAATCACCTACAACTAGAGAAAATCAAAATGCCCCGATTTGAAGGAGAGTTGAGAGAATATCCATCCTTCAAAAGAGACTTCCAGAAACAAGTCATGCCGCACCTTACGGAAGATACATTATCCTACACGTTGCGTTCCTGTCTCGGAAAAGAACCTTTAGCTCACGTAAAGAGCGTCGACGATGACGTTTACGAGATGTGGAAGCGACTCGACGAAAAATACGGGGACCCAGCGAAAGTCGCGGACGCGATAATTAATGAGATAAGACGCGTAAGATCCATCCGCGAAGGCGAAAACAAGCGATTCATAGAGCTGGTAGGAATCATAGAAGACGGATATCGTGACCTTAAGAGACTTGGCTTGGAAGCAGAAATAACCACAACGAGCTCAGTAAGCATCATAGAGAGAAAACTCCCGCCAGACGTACGCAAAGAATGAGCTAAACTATTAAGTTCTGACGACAGCACTGTGGACGAAACCAACAAGTTTCCGAGCCTGCTCAAATTTTTACTTACGCAAAAACGCGCTATCGAGTACGACGGTTCTGATCTTCGCGCGCAGGGCCCAGCCATAACGAAGGCAGTTGTCCATTACGCCACAGCGGATGAAAGACACGACAGCCGCAGCCAGAAAACTTACAGCAAGTGCGTCGTTCACGAAAACTCGAATCATCTTACCAAGGATTGTAGAGTATACCTCGATAAAACAGTAAGCGAAAGACTgtcaacattgaaagaaaaaggtgCGTGTTTTTCCTGCCTCAGAACCGGTCACCGATCACGCAATTGCCGCTCTAAAAAGGATTGCGGCGTCAATGAATGTAAGAAGAAACATCATCCCACATTACATGAAGAAGATCAGACAGAGACTCCAAGCGCATCCGCAATATCCAGTGCATGCAGCCATGGGGGTAATGAGACCTGCATCCTCCAGTTGCAACAAATAAAAACTTATAGAGGACATGCAAACGTCTTGTGGGACAACGCATCATCCATTAGCCTCATAACCCGCGACAAAGCACGGGAAGAAAGACTGCGCGGAACGCCACTTGAAATCTCTCTCGTGAAGGTGGGAGGCAAGGAAGAGAAGATAAGTTTCAGAAAATACAAATTGCCGCTCATTGACCTCAAGGGCGAAACGACGCTTGTGGAAGTTTGCGAAATAGACAAAATTACCACCGACATTCAAAGTGTTAACATGGATAAGGCACTTGACGCTCTACAGATACAAAGGGGCGACGTGACTCGGCCGAAAGGCGCCGTTGACGTCCTCATTGGGTATGATTACGCAGGCTTCCACCCggtaaaagaaagaaatgtcgaACACCTAATGTTATTGAAGAATCGTTTTGGACGATGTATAGGCGGGACACACCCTTCCATTCGGGAGAAGAACCACAAATCAGCATTCGACGCATGTGCAAACCACCTAAAAGCAGTCAAAATTGACGACTTCTACAACATCGAGAGATTAGGTGTTAGCTGCACGCCGCGCTGCGGAGGCTGCAAATGCGGAAAATGCGCTCCTGGAACCAGCGACTACACTCTGAAAGAAGAAAGGGAGCTCCATCTCATCGAGAAAGGCCTTGAATTTAACGAACAGGAAAAATGCTGGATCGCTGAATATCCCTGGATTCGCGATCCACACGACCTGCCAGATAACAGAAGAGCTGCCTTTGGAAGACTCTTAAGCACCGAGCGAAGATTATTGCGAAATCCCGAACATAGCAGAGTCTATCAAAATCAAGTTGAGGACATGGTAGAACGAGGAGTAGCTAGAAAACTAAGCAAGCAAGAGCTCGAGAATTATAAAGGCCCTATCCACTACATCTCCCACCACGATGTTCTAAAGCCTGATTCGAAATCGACTCCAGTGAGGATCGTCTTTAACAGCAGCGCGAACTATATGGGACACGTCCTTAACGAGTACTGGGCAAAGGGTCCCGATCTATTAAATAATCTTGTAGGAATCCTCGTGCGATTCAGAGAACACGAAATTGGATTCATCGGAGATGTGAAAAAGATGTATCACACCGTGAAGACCAAGATCATAGAGCAACACACGCATCGTTTTCTATGGCGCGACATGAACACAAGCAGGGATCCGGATACGTACGTTATACAAAGAGTTTCATTTGGAGACAAACCCTCGGGTACCATAGCGACCGTAGCCATGAGAAAGACAGCGGAACTATCAAAAGAGAATTATCCACAAGCCGCGAATACCGTAATATCCAACTCGTACATGGATgacattgtagacagtgtacatAGCGACGCACAAGCTAAGCAACTAACTAATGAGATTGAGGCAGTCCTAGTCAAGGGCGGATTCAAGATAAAGGGTTGGTTCTATTCGAACGACAAAACAGCAAACGAAATGGCTTTAGAACCCAACCAGCAAAATTCATCAACCGAGAAAGTACTCGGCGTCATTTGGAGTATAGACAAGGATCAATTCCGGTTTAAAGTGGGAATAGACTTAACTCTGACGAAAGCCAAAGGACGCATCAAAGAAAACCCAACTACTGGCGAAATAACGAAGAGGATTATCCTCTCACAGATAAACCGCGTGTATGACCCTCTTGGTCTAGCAGCTCCCGTTACGGTCAGAGCGAAGATTTTGATGCGCCAGCTTTGGGCAACAGAAAAGAAACTCAGCTGGGACGACCCTGTCCCTGAGAAGCAAAGGATTAACTGGCTGGAATTCTTCCAAGATCTGAGCAATATGGATCAAGTTATATTTCCAAGATGCCTCAAACCATCAGGTGCACTCGGTCTGCCGACTCTTATCATATTCAGTGACGGGTCAGACAACGCTTACGGAGCATGTGCTTACATCAGGTGGACATTACTGGACAACAAATTTGAAACCAGACTGATCATGTCAAAGAACCGACTCTCGCCAAACAGGAAATTATCGATCGATCGAATTGAACTTTGCGCGGCAGTCTTAAGCAAAAGGCTTAAAAACTTTCTGGACAAAGAATTCCGCTACAAGTTTGCGAAATACTACCATATAGTCGATTCTCAAATAGTGCACGGGATGATCCAAAAGGAATCTTGCGGCTACAATACATTCGCCGCTACTCGCATCGGAGAGATACAGGAAGGTACCAATCCCCAAGACTGGTATTGGGTCGAGAGTGATAAAAACATCGCCGATTGGATAACACGAGGTAAGCGACCAAGCGATATCAAAAGCGAAAGCGACTGGCAAAAGGGACCTAGATTTCTACAACTCCCGGAATCAGAATGGCCAATAAGTAAAGTAGTCCATCACCCAGAGTTACCAATGAAAACGGCATTAACAACACTTGATGCAGAACAGGACTCGCTCGCGAGAAGAATTGATATAAACAGACATTCAAGTTACAACAAACTGTTAAGAGTAACAGCACGTGTATTAGCCATGTACTCAAGAGAACCAGTTAGTCTGAAGAATGCGACAAAGACCCTGACGCCGGACGATATTTCTAAAGCAGAAAGGTTTTGGATCATTGATGCGCAAAGAAAAATGCTTACAAACGTCAAAAAATCTAAATATAAGCGTTTGTGTCCAAAGCGCAGAGAAGATGGAGTAATAGTGGTTGGTCATCGGACCGGCAAATGGGTGCACTTGAGCTACGATAAGAGAGAAGTAATCCTCATTCCTCGTGAGCATCGTTTCTCTAAGCTTTATGCGGAACATATACATCGAAAAGGTCACCATGGCGTGTCGACGACCGTAAGCAAAATTCGATTACGATTCTGGATTCCTCAGATTCATAACATAGTAAAGTCCATTAGATACAACTGCGTCACTTGCAAGAAACAGGACGAAAACCTCAACAAGCAGGTCATGGGACAGCTTCCAGAAGAGAGACTTATGCCCTCACCACCCTGGCATAGTACAGCCATCGACCTTTTCGGACCGTTTAAAATAAGAGACCAGGTAAAGAAGCGAACAATCGGAAAGTGTTATGGGGTATTGTTCAACTGTATGAGCACAAGAGCAGTTCATATTGACTTGGTAGGCGATTACAGTACAGAGGCATTTCTACTTGCGCTGAGACGGTTTACATCCCTCAGAGGATATCCTGCAAAGCTATACTCTGATAACGGTCCGCAGTTGGTAGCAGCTAGTGAAGAACTCCAGAATATGACGAAGAAATGGAACTTAAAAGAACTCGAAACATTTGGAGTGAACGAAGGATTAAAGTGGGAATTCGCATCCGCGGACGCACCATGGCAGAACGGAATATCAGAAGCCCTTATAAAATCGATAAAGCGAGCTATTACTACAGCAATCGGACAGAGCGTTATGACATTTCCAGAACTTCAGACAGTCCTTTACGAAGTATCTAATTTAGTCAACGAGAGGCCGATCGGTCGTCATCCAACTTCACCTGAAGACGGAGCATATCTCTGCCCGAATGACATCTTGTTAGGACGTTCTTCAACAAAGGTTCCTAACGGGCCATTTAATGAAAGCGCAGACCCCAGAAAGCGCTTTTACTTCATACAAAACGTTGTTGACACATTCTGGAGCAGATGGACACGAGACTATTTCCCAAGCTTGCTCTTACGCCAGAAATGGCAAACTTGTAAACGTGATGTCATGGTCGGCGATATCGTGTTAATTCAAGACAGTAACCAGATAAGGGGGAAATGGAAGCTCGGACGCGTCATAGCAGCTAACCCCGGAAAAGATGGCAAGGTCAGAAAAGTTACAATTCAGTACAAGAATCCAGCGCCGAATGAAAAAGTTGGTATATACAAGGGTCGAGGATATTCAACAATCGAGCGACCTGTACAGCGTCTAATCGTGCTGGTTCCTTTCCACGATGATGAAGATTCAAAGGACATTAAATGAAACTAACTTACGAAATGTAAATTAAGAATTAGGTCAATACCTTCGGGAGGCGGGGAGTGTTTCGGCCGCGACGAAATTAGATACGTCATAGCTACTTAATTAGGTTAATCACCCTTAATAACATTAGTACGGCAAGCTTTCTCCCGAAGTCGACATCTGAGGCCATCGAGTATGTAAAATCTGTGGTTCGTTTTCTTTGAACTTTGTTCATATAACCTGATAAACTGTTTATAATCATAGGTTTCGAAAGACTCATCAATAAAGAACAGAAAGTCCTTTGAAACGTGGCTATTTTATACCGTTAACGCTTCGGTCGAGGAAACAAGAAGTATCCGCAGATACTGGTGAAATCAGCGATCCTCCCCACGCAAAGTTGGAAGCATCCGTAGCAACTGATACTCGAACATGACGCTCATCCCTCCAAGGAAGGGGATCATCCCATGTCTCTAGAAACAACCAAAGGGAAATTTCCTCTCTAAGGGCCCCACACACCCGTATTAGCTTGGAAGAAAGATGGCCTTTCGAAATAGCCACATTCATTTCTTTAGTAAACAGTCGTGCCCCAGGAACGACTACGGAGAAGGAAACACATTTACCAACCAAACGCTGGAGCGTTTTAATCGTTACTGTTTTAGTGTCTAAGACCTCCCGgattaatttcaaaaatttgtttttcctctCGGGGATGAGGTGAAACACCTGCCTAGCTGAGTCCGACAAAAACCCTAAGTAAGGAATAACCATTCTGggactcaaaacagattttgcCAGTCctaaaaaatactaaaaagtTGAATCAAAGAATAGGCCACAAGAAAAAGGGCTGATTTTGCAGCTGCAAATCTACGCTCATCAAGAGTCGGAATATCAACGTATACTCCGATTCCTTATCAAGGGAAATTTGTAGTTGTCCGTTGTGGCGATCATCAATATACAAAAGACAAGGGACATTCAAAGATCGAAAGAAACTTGTTGCCACAAGACCAGTATTATGGTAAACATACGGAGAAATCTTCCAGCCAAATGGTAAAGTATTATAGGTGAAATACCATCCACCCCACTGAATGCCGAAAAATGTGCGACTGTCATCCGTCAAAAGAATATGATCGTATCCAGACTTGTCATCAAGAACACTCTGATATGAGTTCCGTGAAACATAAGTGGCAGGTCACCAACATGATCCAACTTGAACGGCTTGTCTTGCATCCAAAGGTTCAAAAAACGTGCATCATGACACAAACGCGGCTTAGTTGGTTCCACGGTCAGAGGGAGAACGAGATGGGGGGGTTGGACCTCACCCACCTTTCCCAACAAAGATACTGCACCAGTTTCTAAGCAGCCAAGAAGGGTTTGTTGAATAAACTTTACAAACGGCTTACAAGAAATATTATTTAGAAACGCCTTTTCTGGAGGGAGATCAGAATCATACGATTCTCCCTTAAAAACCCCTGAGAAATGCTGAAAAGATCCATGATAAAACTTCAGATTGATGAAATGTAGGATCTCCTGTGACAATTTCTTTCCAGCTTTCAACATGCTCGTGTAACTCGCCCGCCCTAAAATGTTCGGGGTCTCGAAAGAGTAAATCCCCAACATCTCCAAGAGCTTCCCCACGTGACACTTTCAGAACAGTTGATCTAAATTGAGAAGTTGCTGTCACCTCGCTGCTGACAAGAACAGGGTTTCCCCGCCAATTTACCCATCGGAGACATCGTCTATTCGTTCCagcttgatgatgatgatgatgatgataatgtcTTTAATAAACCATAAgataaaaaaatacatatcctaTGTTACATAAACGAGAACTGTGTGatgaatttacaataatatgcTGTAGCTAAAAGTGAATTATGTAATTATAACAGGTTGTGTTCAAAAATGAGTCTATTTACAAATGTGTTCTTGAAACGTTCGGTGTTAATCTTTGGGCGGAGGCAAACCATGCGACGTAAATTATATTGCTGGGGTTTAGGCTTCGGCAGAATTTCATTTAACGGATGATAGGTTAGAGCCTAGCTTTACTAAATAATTTCTTGTCCTGCACATACATGATATCCTTGACATTCAATGGAACTGAAATGTAACGCCGCTTGTAACATCTGTTTAAAAAGTTCTGTACTGTGTTTAGATCGCGTTCATGCGCACCATACACTGAAAGGCAATAAGTTAAATTAGACAGTACAATTGTCTTAAAAAGGAGGTCTATTTCATTCTGGTCAtattgttcctttctcaaagtTCTTAATATATGGAGACCCTTGTTAGCCTTAGCTAGTTTGAGCTTAACATGAGAACTAAACTTACAATCACTCTGAAGTGTGACTCCAAGTAAGCACAATTCACTATGTTGTGGGATGCAATTGACTGGATTGTAAGTGTCCTTGTTCGATTTCTTTCTAATTACGAGCTCTTTGCATTTACTAGGATTACACGACATACAGTTATCTCGCGAccaattcaaaattcaaaaactcgTTTACTAAGGCTACAGAGGTGTCAGTATTGTCTAGTACCGGTGCAACAATTGTCGAGTCATCAGCATATTTGAATAACGCAGGGAAGCCATCATATGTAATTTCAAGATCGTTAAGAAATATATTAAAGAGGTGGGGGCCACACACACTACCTTGTGTGGTACCCTTATTGACGGCTTTCCACCTACAGTGATAGTGACCAGACAAAATGCGTTGCTGTCAAGCGGATAAAAAACTGTGATACCAATTAACAAGATATGGCGATACATGTAATTGTTTAAGCTTGGTGGATAAAAGATTGTGTTTCACCGAGTCAAATGCTTTGGAAAAGTCCATGGTAAAGAGTCGCACAGCTTTACAGTTATTGTCATCTAGGTATTTGCAAATCTGGTGCTGAATAGTTAAGAGCGCAGATGTGCAGTTCCCACCCTCTCTGTACGCGAATTGACTACTGCTCAGGTGATCCTCCATGACGCGTCTGACATGTGTGTTGTATACAACCCTTTCAAGAGCTCTAGCGATCACCGGTGTTACACTGATTCCACGGAAATCACCGTTCTCCTTAGGTACATCAACCTTAGCTAATGGACGGATGTTCGCTCTTTTCCAAGATTCAAGCCAGGAATGAGTTGACAGGGAAAGATTCCACACATAAGAGATAACCGGGGTTAGTAGTTCTGCGTGttcttttaaaagccaaaaAGGAATTTCGTCCGGGCCGGTTGCCGTTTTCTTCAGATTAGACAGAGTGTTCCAAACGAGTCCCAGAGGGATTGTTGGAGCCTTGACATCTGGATCAATGTGAATATCAACTGGTCGAATGTAGTTAGTGTCGCTGCATAGATTGCCGAAGTACTCGTTTAACTGGTCAAGTGATTCACGATCTAAGGTAATACGGGCTGCGTTTCTTCGCTGCGATACCAGGTCAACACCTTTCCACTATTGCTTCGAGCCAATCACACCCATATTATACTGGTTTCTGTTCTCACTGATCACTTCCGAAATCCTCTTATTCAACTCCTTCAACCGAACTTCATCGGACACCCTCGATTTCGACCGCAACATGGCTTTAACAAGAGGGGTCATCCAGGGAGGGTCACGTGATGACATAGTGACCACCCTTACTGGCATACACCTATCCAAGTGACCCCGTATAGTTGTCTCCAGTTTGTTCACCGCCTCGTTTACATTCTTGGTTTCAAGTACCTCTCGCCAGTCCTCCCCTGCCAAAGACATGTACAAATCATGTTTCCTATGTAGGCGTCTGTCCCGTATGTGAACTTTACGACGCACGGGGCGAAGTTTAGATCCTGCAGGCAAAATCACACCTCGATGATCCGATTTTGTTGACACATCAAAAGGGTAGCACCTTGCAAACAAATCGGGCCGGTTCGTTAAACAGTTATCTAAGTGTGAATCGCCACGCGTTGGGAAATCAACCAGTACATTCCAGCCAGACAATTGTTGTAATTGATCCATGTCCATCTGATTGAGATCTCCGCCAAGAACAATGACGGTTTGTGGGTGGGCGTCAAGTACATTATCCGTGTAATCAATGAGATAATTCATGAGATCGTTCTCTGCATAACCGTGTTTGGGCGGGTGATAAATTCCGCACACAAGAAATCTATGCCCCGTAGGAAGACAGAGAGTTATGCAAATTACTTCATAAAGCCGTGAGAGATAAACATCCACCAcagataattttttcttgacgTAAACAGCCACGCCGCCCTTATTCCTCCTATCAAGTCCTGACCAGTTCCTATCCCTCCCGTATATATTAAAATCTGCAATATTCACCACAGCATCGGGCTGGTCTAGCTTTAAATGGGTCTCAATAACAACGCACACATCAATATCATGGTTTTTCAAATCTGCCTCCAGCGCAACTGACACCCGCACCTTGttcttcgttttggagagactGCAGATATTAATAAACATACATTTCGGCACCGCAAACTCAGCCTTGTTATCACGTAGGCACGGTTTATCTCGAGGAATCGAAGTGAGATATCTTGTTCGCCGTAACTCTCGAGGAGATTTAGCGGGGCCACGACTCCTTACTACCTCTATCGGTTGTTTTCTTTCCGACCTACACATCTTTGAGCCAAATTTGTCGCTTACTCTACCGTCCCTCCGTTTCCCTGGTCCTCTGTACTTGAGTATTCCGAGCTCTTTTAGATCCCCAAGTACTGAAGCCAAAGGTTTACCAGCAGATTTACGCAACTTAAGAATATCACAACGGTCCAGCATAGGTGTATTCTCTCTTCGGTGGAcaacaattttaaaatgtttagttgAATTGACCGCATCTCTGTCACGATCCTCCCATCCAGGATTGGGATGAATGTTCATTGATATAGTGATATCGAGGACAACAAATGTCTCCGGTGCTGCTAGGAGGAGCAAACCACGACTGTCCCATCTAACGACAGCCCTCTTTACCCGCAAATGCCGGGAATAATGCATACGGAATGCAAAATTCGTCGCTCCATGAAGACAATCTTGTCTTAGGTAACCATTTAGAAAGGTTTCACCCCCAACAGACACGAACACATTAGCAAAAAGACATAATATTGCAAGAGCTCTAAAGAGCGTGGCAACCATCCTGGCATGCATATATTTAGGTGATATCACTTTAGTCACTTTAGAATCAAATGCGAAGTCCCTTTCCCATGCCCAGCCAAAGACTTTAAGGCATCCCTGAAAAGggaaagtaaaaggaaaagaaaacgagaaactTGTGGCGGCGAAACCCAAAGTCAGCAGAGAGATGACGGCTTTGACCCAGCATAACTGGAGGGGTTGATTAAGATACTCTTTTTCAAAACTGCCAAACTCCACGACTCTAAGAATACACCACACAAAATGGTCTAAAACACATAAAAGACAATAGAGATTGCTGGGATAACATTTATTGAACTCTACAGCCACAATTACAACTCCAAAGACCTAACTGAGGTGCGAGCTACATTCAGAGGTTGGTTGGGGGTTTCTTATAATCCAGCACATTTGATTCACCAAAATCTTTCTTCCTCTGAAGGCAATGTGCCTTAATATGACCCGGCTTGTTACAGTAAAAACATCGCCGAGGCGGTCTAGAGGACAGGTAATTCCTATTCTTTGATACACCACCCGCACCAGATGATTTTTGGATCTGCCGCAGATTACACTTCTCGACTTTGGCTACAACATCCAAGACCTTCTCATGGTCTTTGTCCTCAAGCAGTGGGAAGATGAAGTTGCGAAACTGATCACCGGGCTGATCAAGCTTCCCTCGCAGCGTCTCAAAGACTAAGCGATAATATACTTCTTTTTCATGCTTAGAATCGTGGGCTGCGTTCTTTAAGGCATCAACCAATTCTAAGGCCTCATACTTATTGAACTCTACAAGAGGGCGGGAGGCCAAACTCATACGTCGCTTCGACAGATTGTCCACGGAGGACTTGGTTAGCGTATCCATCGCCTCCTTCAGCTCGTTATACTTGCCTTTCAGTGTCTGTAAAAGTTTGAACAACGAACAAAACGTGTCGGAATGTAAACTCCATAAAGGACGAGTTAAATTATGTATCATAGAACACCCACACTACCCAAGGTGTTGCCCCCTGGGATAAAACACCTTCAATCGTTCACAAACTATCAGGGCATGCCTTCAGTTATACACGGACTTAACAATAAGgccaaaacaaacaacaactacAGAGTATAACTATCCAACCAATCGTATCGAACAATAATCGCAGGGTGGTAACATAACACCATCCCAGAGTCTTCGCGCTCCCGTCTCATCATCACAAATTTGCTTAACCTAAATTAGTAATTCCgaaaataatgcaaatgcaGGAAACAATCAAAAGAGACCTTGCGGGAGTGCAAACTGGGAGGTGTCGCCCTCATTAATCCAATTCACGCACATTATCAAAATCAGCTATTGAACAGAACAAACTAGCAAAGTTTCTCCAACACTTGACAATTAACTGCCTCGAATCATCAAATAAAGCACTTCATTCGTCCAATAATCAGAAGTATCTTGCCCTAACGAGACTTCATACGTATCTGACAACTTCACCCATTAACACTGGCAAAACAGGCCTACCCATATTTGTAAAACTCTACTCAAAAAGATTAATCCAGCGAAACCTGGCCCACATTAAACAGCCTCATTcattaacactagcaaaacgtTAGCcaatatttgtcaaatttcCTTATAAACAATCCGGCAAAACCTCGCCCACACTTGACAACTCATTAATACTGGCAAAACTTCGCCCAAAATTTGTCAAACTCTTTCCAGCAATAATCCGGCCAAACCGCGCCCAGATTTGACAGTTTCACTCATTAGCACTGGCAAAACCTTGCCCAGTATTTGTCAAACTCTTTCAAAAACAATCCTGCGAAACCTCGCCCACATTTGACAACTTCACTCATTAACGCTGACAAAACCTTGCCCGTATTCGTCAAACTCATCTCATCAACAGGCTGGCGAGATCTCGCCCACACCCGCGTGAAGCTAATTTCATAAACAAGATGGCGAAATCTCGCCCTGACAAAACCTCACCCAGATTTATCAGCTTCACTCAGTAGCACTGGCAAAACCTT
The Montipora capricornis isolate CH-2021 chromosome 10, ASM3666992v2, whole genome shotgun sequence genome window above contains:
- the LOC138020131 gene encoding uncharacterized protein produces the protein MAEEAKNVRRVAKSRFTRKRNELLKSISSASNHELVENNYAQFLEAWNVLETKHDLYAMLLSDDAELEAAETWINKVQEEFTEATKAKINFINHIADVQMRARAETEQRDKANKEREQMERFFDQAMIRRETARAIFETACQSASHTLSADKVEPSTAKKLQKQIDEAFAECKLANRALLDLSTRESAANEIKWLQATQATYNEMNAKLETHLVGEHERELQPQIKGEKSNHLQLEKIKMPRFEGELREYPSFKRDFQKQVMPHLTEDTLSYTLRSCLGKEPLAHVKSVDDDVYEMWKRLDEKYGDPAKVADAIINEIRRVRSIREGENKRFIELVGIIEDGYRDLKRLGLEAEITTTSSGPAITKAVVHYATADERHDSRSQKTYSKCVVHENSNHLTKDCRVYLDKTVSERLSTLKEKGACFSCLRTGHRSRNCRSKKDCGVNECKKKHHPTLHEEDQTETPSASAISSACSHGGNETCILQLQQIKTYRGHANVLWDNASSISLITRDKAREERLRGTPLEISLVKVGGKEEKISFRKYKLPLIDLKGETTLVEVCEIDKITTDIQSVNMDKALDALQIQRGDVTRPKGAVDVLIGYDYAGFHPVKERNVEHLMLLKNRFGRCIGGTHPSIREKNHKSAFDACANHLKAVKIDDFYNIERLGVSCTPRCGGCKCGKCAPGTSDYTLKEERELHLIEKGLEFNEQEKCWIAEYPWIRDPHDLPDNRRAAFGRLLSTERRLLRNPEHSRVYQNQVEDMVERGVARKLSKQELENYKGPIHYISHHDVLKPDSKSTPVRIVFNSSANYMGHVLNEYWAKGPDLLNNLVGILVRFREHEIGFIGDVKKMYHTVKTKIIEQHTHRFLWRDMNTSRDPDTYVIQRVSFGDKPSGTIATVAMRKTAELSKENYPQAANTVISNSYMDDIVDSVHSDAQAKQLTNEIEAVLVKGGFKIKGWFYSNDKTANEMALEPNQQNSSTEKVLGVIWSIDKDQFRFKVGIDLTLTKAKGRIKENPTTGEITKRIILSQINRVYDPLGLAAPVTVRAKILMRQLWATEKKLSWDDPVPEKQRINWLEFFQDLSNMDQVIFPRCLKPSGALGLPTLIIFSDGSDNAYGACAYIRWTLLDNKFETRLIMSKNRLSPNRKLSIDRIELCAAVLSKRLKNFLDKEFRYKFAKYYHIVDSQIVHGMIQKESCGYNTFAATRIGEIQEGTNPQDWYWVESDKNIADWITRGKRPSDIKSESDWQKGPRFLQLPESEWPISKVVHHPELPMKTALTTLDAEQDSLARRIDINRHSSYNKLLRVTARVLAMYSREPVSLKNATKTLTPDDISKAERFWIIDAQRKMLTNVKKSKYKRLCPKRREDGVIVVGHRTGKWVHLSYDKREVILIPREHRFSKLYAEHIHRKGHHGVSTTVSKIRLRFWIPQIHNIVKSIRYNCVTCKKQDENLNKQVMGQLPEERLMPSPPWHSTAIDLFGPFKIRDQVKKRTIGKCYGVLFNCMSTRAVHIDLVGDYSTEAFLLALRRFTSLRGYPAKLYSDNGPQLVAASEELQNMTKKWNLKELETFGVNEGLKWEFASADAPWQNGISEALIKSIKRAITTAIGQSVMTFPELQTVLYEVSNLVNERPIGRHPTSPEDGAYLCPNDILLGRSSTKVPNGPFNESADPRKRFYFIQNVVDTFWSRWTRDYFPSLLLRQKWQTCKRDVMVGDIVLIQDSNQIRGKWKLGRVIAANPGKDGKVRKVTIQYKNPAPNEKVGIYKGRGYSTIERPVQRLIVLVPFHDDEDSKDIK